The following are from one region of the Rosettibacter firmus genome:
- a CDS encoding peptidylprolyl isomerase, translating into MIKNKFSCPLKSLILVLFLFSSLLAEDKNNSEIIAKIGSNYTISFSDLKNYVYENFYHKIYLKEKSKGYLPALEQIINKRLKVIDFFERGLDKNKTLVSKLNRILNEELYNEYYEKYYSEKYVTESNIQKVYQSMGRTVYFQQILLHKGLDLREAIIDSIKSLAMNLKKQAEEGKDFTALAKIFSDDTLTIGSTLKADWKKNLLSPIYNIIFNLPKGAIRVLEDSQSFYVIKIIDVEYTDVEPLEKVIDDIKSTLKTAFSYSSIKDFENEQSKLIDEKSIKWNQSALNKLVTWSKIPGFYDGLYKDTIQNALSKGKNFRILSSSRYKVDLKKYLQLLDEVLILGRSTIIKEQDIKNFILEALKIEAIANKARKLGMFNDVFNPFTKSQILVDEIAKLYDSEIIEKQIPEPDEKNLKMFYEENKDSLYYQLAKVNIYVAFASDTIKIDSLKKKYSKGIPFEKLDNRIFVKRFIRQKDGSIKADHLDQDTSLASIAFKLNQDEIAGPIKYESSDSSKKFALIKCVHKREEKQLLYDDVKKNIKDDFIKFYRDKISKEILNNLTTRYGVEIYYESLKKKLSEIGIVLN; encoded by the coding sequence ATGATTAAAAATAAATTCTCTTGCCCCTTAAAATCATTAATTCTCGTTTTATTTTTATTCTCTTCTCTTCTTGCAGAAGATAAAAATAATTCTGAAATAATTGCTAAAATTGGAAGTAATTATACCATCAGTTTCTCTGACCTTAAAAATTATGTATACGAAAATTTTTATCACAAAATTTATTTGAAAGAAAAATCAAAGGGCTATCTACCAGCACTTGAACAGATAATTAATAAAAGACTAAAAGTAATCGACTTTTTTGAACGCGGGCTCGATAAAAATAAAACTCTGGTAAGTAAACTAAACAGAATATTAAACGAAGAATTATACAATGAATATTATGAAAAATATTATTCAGAAAAATATGTAACTGAATCTAACATACAGAAAGTTTATCAAAGTATGGGTCGCACTGTCTATTTCCAGCAAATATTATTACATAAAGGTCTCGACTTAAGAGAAGCAATTATTGACTCAATTAAATCACTGGCAATGAATTTAAAAAAACAAGCAGAAGAAGGAAAAGATTTTACAGCTTTAGCTAAAATTTTTTCTGACGATACCTTAACTATTGGATCAACATTAAAAGCAGATTGGAAGAAAAATTTATTATCACCGATCTATAATATAATATTTAATCTTCCCAAAGGAGCTATACGAGTTCTTGAAGATAGTCAATCATTTTATGTAATTAAAATTATTGATGTTGAATATACAGATGTTGAACCTCTCGAAAAAGTTATTGATGATATAAAAAGCACACTTAAAACTGCTTTTTCGTATTCAAGTATAAAAGATTTTGAAAATGAACAATCAAAATTAATAGATGAAAAATCAATTAAATGGAATCAGAGTGCATTAAATAAATTAGTGACCTGGTCTAAAATACCTGGCTTTTATGATGGCTTGTATAAAGATACTATTCAAAATGCATTATCAAAAGGTAAGAACTTTAGAATACTTTCATCTTCTCGATACAAAGTCGATTTGAAAAAATATCTTCAACTACTTGATGAAGTTTTAATATTGGGGCGTTCCACAATTATAAAAGAACAGGATATTAAAAATTTTATTCTCGAAGCCCTTAAAATTGAAGCTATTGCCAATAAAGCTCGCAAACTGGGAATGTTTAACGATGTATTTAATCCATTCACTAAAAGTCAAATACTGGTAGATGAAATAGCCAAACTATATGATTCTGAAATTATCGAGAAACAAATACCAGAACCAGATGAAAAAAATTTAAAAATGTTCTATGAAGAAAATAAAGATTCTCTGTATTATCAATTAGCAAAAGTTAACATCTATGTTGCATTTGCAAGCGACACAATTAAAATTGATAGTTTGAAAAAGAAATATTCAAAAGGTATCCCATTTGAAAAATTAGATAATAGAATTTTCGTAAAAAGATTTATTCGTCAAAAAGATGGCTCAATCAAAGCAGACCATTTAGATCAAGACACATCATTAGCAAGTATAGCATTTAAATTGAATCAAGATGAAATAGCAGGACCAATTAAATATGAAAGTTCGGATTCAAGTAAAAAATTTGCACTAATAAAATGTGTTCATAAAAGAGAAGAAAAACAATTACTTTATGATGATGTTAAGAAAAATATTAAAGACGATTTTATTAAATTCTATAGAGATAAAATCTCTAAAGAAATATTAAATAACCTAACAACCAGGTATGGTGTTGAAATTTATTATGAATCATTAAAAAAGAAGCTTTCTGAAATTGGTATTGTTTTAAATTAA
- a CDS encoding glycoside hydrolase family 9 protein, with the protein MLEREFKIFRTIFFIIIMIGLSVNNYCQKLKLNDLEYFESRGFDVFVFNNQYNGFFFDEKTAGIEFIHHGVRTATGGAVRLRHTPEQWDLVPMLIDKKVDKENNSITVKLEYDKYNFISNVTVTGKEDGIIISVFLEKPLPAELVGHAGFNLEFLPSAYFEKTYLIDGKPGVFPLYPSGPVKVKPNTDKIPQFANHNTFDDRGRNEYVDPEPIAVGKTIILAPEDPERRIQINSLMNDIMLFDGRNVAQNGWFVVRSLIPENKTGKVVEWIIKASTINNWVRQPNIAYSQVGYHPAQKKLAIIELDKNDTFKNDATLYKLYPDGETKKIFTGNIVQWGIFLRYKYGIFDFSSITDTGLFIIEYETQKTKPFMISKHAYENIWQQTLGIWFPVQMDHMFVNEAYRVWHGVPYKDDALQAPPNHIHFDGYKMESTTDTKYKPYERIPGLAVGGWFDAGDFDIQTGSHCDVILNFVDTWEQFKLNYDQTYIDQKQRYVDIHRPDGIPDIIQQIEHGTLQLVAQQKYIGHAVRGIIVGNLHQYHHLGDASTVTDNLPYNPSLKPYETDGKSSGTMDDRWVFTNRVTWLNYYASAALAASYRALKDYNKDLAEEALTEAIKAWKKEQLEGPRKLNIWEERRGTSTELLAALELFKSTNDESYKKYFINKIWDALNDSTIAWNMSIAIKAVPYFDKEYKTKLKSYVEKYKSIMDKLLENNPFGVPLQTRGWGANSVIINQAITNYYLNKHYPEIIDPEYVFRGLNYILGCHPYSNISFVSGVGVQSKKIAYGGNRADFSFIAGGVVPGLLILKPDFPENKEDWPFLWGENEYVINICAAYIFLSNAVNNLVNSL; encoded by the coding sequence ATGTTAGAAAGAGAATTCAAAATTTTTAGAACAATATTCTTTATAATTATAATGATAGGATTATCTGTAAATAATTATTGCCAGAAATTAAAGCTTAATGATCTTGAATATTTTGAATCTCGTGGATTTGATGTTTTTGTTTTCAATAATCAATACAATGGTTTCTTCTTTGATGAAAAAACTGCAGGGATTGAATTTATTCATCATGGTGTAAGAACAGCAACCGGAGGAGCAGTAAGATTAAGACATACACCAGAACAATGGGATCTGGTTCCAATGCTGATTGATAAAAAAGTTGATAAAGAAAATAATAGCATAACAGTCAAACTTGAATATGATAAATATAATTTTATTTCAAATGTAACAGTAACAGGTAAAGAAGATGGAATTATTATAAGTGTATTCTTAGAAAAACCTTTGCCTGCTGAACTCGTTGGTCATGCTGGTTTTAATTTAGAATTTCTACCTTCAGCTTATTTTGAAAAAACATATTTAATTGATGGTAAACCAGGTGTGTTTCCTTTATATCCTTCTGGACCTGTAAAAGTAAAACCAAATACAGATAAAATTCCCCAGTTTGCCAACCATAATACTTTTGATGATAGAGGTCGAAATGAATACGTTGATCCAGAACCTATTGCAGTTGGAAAAACAATAATTCTTGCACCAGAAGATCCCGAAAGACGAATTCAAATTAATTCTTTAATGAATGATATTATGTTATTTGATGGACGTAATGTTGCACAGAATGGATGGTTTGTTGTGCGTAGTTTAATTCCAGAAAATAAAACAGGAAAAGTTGTTGAATGGATTATAAAAGCATCTACAATTAACAACTGGGTTCGTCAACCAAATATTGCATATTCACAAGTAGGATATCATCCAGCACAAAAGAAACTTGCTATTATTGAATTAGACAAAAATGATACCTTTAAAAATGATGCTACACTCTACAAGCTATATCCCGATGGAGAAACTAAAAAAATATTTACAGGCAATATCGTTCAATGGGGAATTTTTCTCAGATACAAATATGGAATTTTTGATTTTAGTTCAATAACAGATACTGGTTTATTTATAATAGAATATGAAACTCAAAAAACAAAACCATTTATGATAAGTAAACATGCATATGAAAATATATGGCAGCAAACGCTTGGTATCTGGTTCCCGGTTCAAATGGATCATATGTTTGTAAACGAAGCTTATAGAGTATGGCATGGTGTTCCATATAAAGATGATGCTTTGCAGGCACCACCAAATCATATTCATTTTGATGGATACAAAATGGAATCTACAACAGACACAAAATACAAACCTTATGAACGTATTCCTGGCTTAGCTGTTGGAGGCTGGTTTGATGCAGGTGATTTTGATATTCAAACTGGTTCACATTGCGATGTGATTTTAAATTTTGTTGATACATGGGAACAATTTAAGTTGAATTATGATCAGACTTACATAGATCAAAAACAAAGATATGTTGATATACATAGACCTGATGGTATACCTGATATTATTCAACAAATTGAACATGGAACACTCCAGCTTGTAGCTCAGCAAAAATATATTGGACATGCAGTTAGAGGAATTATTGTTGGAAATCTTCATCAATATCATCATCTTGGTGACGCTTCAACTGTTACAGATAATCTACCATATAATCCTTCCTTAAAACCATATGAGACAGATGGAAAATCAAGTGGCACTATGGATGATAGATGGGTTTTTACCAATAGAGTTACCTGGTTAAATTATTATGCTTCTGCTGCACTTGCAGCATCTTATAGAGCATTAAAAGATTATAATAAAGACCTTGCAGAAGAAGCATTAACTGAAGCAATTAAAGCCTGGAAAAAAGAACAATTAGAAGGACCAAGAAAATTAAACATCTGGGAAGAACGACGAGGTACAAGTACAGAACTTTTAGCAGCACTCGAATTATTTAAATCCACCAACGATGAATCTTACAAAAAATATTTCATTAACAAAATCTGGGATGCTTTAAACGATTCTACAATTGCCTGGAATATGTCAATTGCAATAAAAGCAGTTCCATATTTTGATAAAGAATATAAAACCAAATTAAAATCATATGTTGAAAAATATAAAAGTATTATGGACAAATTATTAGAAAATAATCCTTTTGGAGTTCCATTACAAACAAGAGGCTGGGGAGCTAATAGTGTAATTATTAATCAGGCAATTACCAATTATTACCTTAACAAACATTATCCTGAAATAATTGATCCTGAATATGTATTCCGTGGTTTGAACTATATTCTTGGTTGTCATCCATATTCCAATATTTCATTTGTATCTGGTGTGGGAGTTCAATCTAAAAAAATTGCTTATGGCGGTAATAGAGCAGATTTTAGTTTTATTGCTGGAGGTGTTGTTCCAGGATTACTCATTCTAAAACCAGATTTTCCAGAAAATAAAGAAGATTGGCCCTTCTTATGGGGTGAAAATGAATATGTTATTAATATTTGTGCAGCTTATATATTTCTTTCGAATGCTGTAAATAATCTGGTTAATTCTCTTTAA
- a CDS encoding T9SS type A sorting domain-containing protein, which produces MRNLSFTLLLALIFCANSLMAQYLSDYIEEFRGDTAVVKPGDNTLYGAIVYDTLATNGRVYLLKKNEVYSLASNPTTSDKIHTVIVGEDSRRLVNNNDPDSHPPVICGSGTNTGGINYGGDVTVKNVNMVPASAANNLGWTFFWGSKAGSTVTLENCLFERTRWVFVASNQVEGTKLYIKDCYFVNMSGQPCRRNGGVYDNVEHNTDVIWVENSTHVMAQGMLYKFRNYPIKELFFNHNTFVNCAGPVFENQGYVSNMIVANNIFVNSNMQPYCPSLDLSETDLDLLPTGLINVRDLPPDYEQVDRKILVTNNNAYWDSYFADMHQVLKERKTNNTDQWFSQMIKMNSRTQAMFDDNQKYPYLVEGNWYSEDPQFTDPQDLFSDEMKAHIREFVLNTVDTTNSTAVLNLWRKVYSEAEFPHVSDWPIPVNLSYKNSTLLKAGLGGFPLGDLNWFPEKKAQWLAQRDAEIAALKDALNKGQLPTDVKSDVVPTNFYVYQNYPNPFNPSTTISFELPQSGNVVVKIYNVMGQEVKTLLNGFRTAGYNVVNFDASDLSSGVYIYNVNFNGQSISKKMVLMK; this is translated from the coding sequence ATGAGGAACCTTTCATTTACTCTTTTATTGGCTTTAATCTTTTGTGCTAATAGTTTAATGGCACAATATTTAAGCGATTATATTGAAGAATTTAGAGGAGATACTGCTGTTGTTAAACCTGGAGACAACACTCTTTATGGAGCAATTGTTTATGATACATTAGCAACAAATGGAAGAGTATATCTTTTGAAAAAAAATGAGGTTTATAGCCTTGCAAGTAATCCGACCACAAGCGATAAAATTCATACTGTTATTGTAGGTGAAGATAGCAGACGTCTTGTAAATAACAATGATCCTGATTCACATCCACCTGTAATTTGTGGCTCAGGTACAAATACTGGCGGTATAAATTATGGCGGTGATGTTACTGTTAAAAATGTTAATATGGTACCTGCTTCTGCAGCAAATAACCTTGGTTGGACTTTCTTCTGGGGTTCAAAAGCTGGCAGTACCGTTACTCTCGAAAATTGTTTGTTCGAACGTACAAGATGGGTCTTCGTTGCTTCAAATCAAGTTGAAGGTACAAAACTCTATATCAAAGATTGCTACTTTGTAAACATGAGTGGACAACCCTGCAGAAGAAATGGTGGCGTTTATGATAATGTTGAACATAACACTGATGTAATCTGGGTTGAAAATAGTACTCATGTAATGGCACAGGGAATGTTATATAAATTCAGAAATTATCCAATTAAGGAATTATTCTTTAATCATAATACTTTTGTTAATTGTGCCGGCCCAGTATTTGAAAATCAGGGTTATGTAAGTAACATGATTGTTGCTAATAATATTTTTGTTAATAGCAATATGCAACCATATTGCCCATCATTAGATTTAAGTGAAACTGATCTGGATTTGTTACCAACTGGACTTATCAACGTCAGAGATTTACCACCAGATTATGAACAGGTAGATAGAAAAATTCTGGTTACAAATAATAATGCTTACTGGGATAGTTATTTTGCAGATATGCATCAGGTTCTTAAAGAAAGAAAAACAAATAATACTGATCAGTGGTTCTCCCAAATGATCAAAATGAATTCACGTACTCAGGCCATGTTCGACGACAATCAAAAATATCCATACCTTGTTGAAGGAAACTGGTATTCTGAAGATCCACAATTTACAGATCCACAAGATCTGTTCAGTGATGAAATGAAAGCCCATATTAGAGAATTTGTTTTAAATACTGTTGATACAACCAATAGTACAGCTGTATTGAATTTATGGAGAAAGGTTTATAGCGAAGCTGAATTTCCACATGTTTCTGATTGGCCAATCCCTGTTAATCTTTCATACAAAAATTCAACTTTGTTAAAAGCTGGTTTGGGTGGTTTCCCACTTGGAGATTTAAACTGGTTCCCTGAGAAAAAAGCTCAATGGTTAGCACAAAGAGATGCTGAAATAGCAGCTCTAAAAGATGCTTTGAACAAAGGTCAATTGCCCACAGATGTTAAGAGTGATGTAGTACCAACTAATTTCTATGTATATCAAAACTATCCTAATCCATTTAACCCATCCACTACAATCTCTTTTGAATTGCCACAATCCGGTAATGTTGTAGTAAAAATTTATAACGTAATGGGTCAGGAAGTAAAAACATTACTAAACGGATTTAGAACAGCTGGTTATAATGTAGTTAATTTTGATGCTTCAGATTTATCAAGTGGAGTTTATATTTATAATGTTAATTTCAATGGTCAGAGTATTTCAAAGAAAATGGTTCTTATGAAATAA
- a CDS encoding TonB-dependent receptor yields the protein MKSNFYKSFYLLIFFTSQLILAQGSGSIKGKVIDSNTKEPLVGANVVIVNTSLGAATDYDGKFVIHNVPTGKRVIKISYIGYKTKVIEIDVGTKIIDLQDIPLEQQVAIELEVVVTAQARGQRDAINKQLSSNTIKNVVSAERIRELPDESAAAALSRLPGMSLMDGDKIVVRGIQAKQNVILMNGIQLPSTDMNDRSVNLGFISSNMLSGIEVIKVLTPDMDANAIGGVVNLRIMEAPENFHFDVLSQGTYNSQDRTLPNDNYKFWVSASNRFFNNKLGIFVQGNIDRVNAGGDITNAGYQKGVDTMGYGLAEYRMLDFAFSDEENIVTNTGGSVVIDYKLPNGKIFLQNTLAHTVNDMARYRTEFDFAENSLFYTLNRDKHNKELLINALQAEYNFGKFKTELSLSHSYSDKNTDIRYGDPGLEFGFRESKGQPFVKYENGNMVYVTYVRERDYMTPDDVYKIQLDPDAWKRSPIYGWAGMRSEAFKQNLYTAKLDLSYPISITQAISGTIKLGGKYDFSKRNNNVEESYHRVGDPDFYNAVSNFFTNKVISNSSPLMFADIRNYDYKRGDYFLDGTYDFEYAIDKKLMDSFLPKSVSGWLKSRHRAKSERDDFEGKETFKASYIMGEFSIGSKFNVILGARYEHFNRNYKANFFYVTHAVDGDGVLYDTLNNANRNEENIFPNLQLRYKITDWADLRAAYSKSISRPDYLALLPNIYYEPGGGASAGNPNLKPTVTTNYDLAMYFYSNKLGLLTVTGFYKKLKDVFFQTQFYYQNIKSWNVWFPDSALWNALKLQAPNRSQLVTSYVNNPNPGYLRGFEIEWQTNFWYLPKPFNSLVLNINYTRTWSKMDYQVIENIDSVAGSGIRQRHYYLTKSRVYSGRLLHQADHILNIAIGIDYKDFSGRISYNLKDAVTSYVGVRPEEDQLTGTIHRWDLTLQQKLPIKGFSIFFNGVNLFRKPIKTYRDFRRPNQTEIISNLVSTSYYPTFYEIVLRYSL from the coding sequence ATGAAGTCAAATTTTTACAAATCTTTCTACTTACTAATCTTTTTCACTTCACAATTAATTTTAGCACAGGGTTCCGGAAGTATCAAAGGAAAAGTAATAGACAGTAATACAAAAGAACCATTAGTAGGTGCAAATGTTGTAATTGTTAACACAAGTCTTGGTGCAGCAACAGACTATGATGGAAAGTTTGTAATTCATAATGTACCTACTGGTAAAAGAGTAATAAAAATTTCATATATCGGTTACAAAACAAAAGTTATTGAGATTGATGTTGGTACAAAAATAATTGATTTACAGGATATTCCCTTAGAACAACAAGTAGCAATAGAACTTGAAGTAGTTGTAACTGCACAGGCAAGAGGGCAACGTGATGCTATAAACAAACAATTATCATCAAACACTATTAAGAATGTAGTTTCTGCAGAAAGAATTAGAGAATTACCAGATGAAAGTGCTGCTGCAGCATTAAGCCGTTTACCAGGTATGTCGTTAATGGATGGAGATAAAATTGTAGTAAGAGGCATACAGGCAAAACAAAATGTAATATTAATGAATGGAATCCAATTACCATCAACTGATATGAATGATCGTTCAGTTAATCTTGGTTTTATTTCATCAAATATGCTTTCTGGTATAGAGGTAATTAAAGTACTAACACCAGATATGGATGCAAATGCAATTGGTGGTGTGGTAAACTTAAGAATTATGGAAGCACCTGAAAACTTTCATTTCGATGTACTTTCACAAGGAACATATAATAGTCAAGATAGAACATTACCAAACGATAATTATAAATTCTGGGTAAGTGCAAGCAACAGATTTTTTAATAATAAATTAGGCATCTTCGTTCAAGGAAATATTGATAGAGTAAACGCTGGTGGAGATATAACAAACGCAGGATATCAGAAGGGTGTTGATACTATGGGTTATGGATTAGCTGAATATAGAATGTTAGATTTTGCTTTTTCTGACGAAGAAAATATTGTTACAAATACTGGTGGTAGTGTTGTTATTGATTACAAACTACCAAATGGAAAAATCTTTTTACAAAATACTTTAGCACATACAGTAAATGACATGGCAAGATATAGAACTGAATTTGATTTTGCCGAAAACAGCTTATTCTACACTCTGAATCGCGATAAACATAATAAAGAATTACTTATTAATGCACTTCAAGCAGAATATAACTTTGGAAAATTTAAAACAGAATTAAGTTTATCACATTCTTACTCGGATAAAAATACAGATATAAGATATGGCGACCCTGGACTGGAATTCGGTTTCCGTGAATCTAAAGGACAACCATTCGTAAAGTATGAAAATGGTAATATGGTTTATGTAACTTATGTACGTGAACGTGATTACATGACACCGGACGATGTTTATAAAATTCAACTTGATCCCGATGCCTGGAAACGTAGCCCAATTTATGGATGGGCTGGTATGCGTTCTGAAGCATTCAAGCAGAATTTGTATACTGCTAAACTTGATTTATCCTACCCCATTAGTATTACTCAGGCTATTTCTGGTACAATTAAATTGGGTGGAAAGTATGACTTTTCTAAAAGAAATAATAATGTTGAAGAAAGTTATCATCGAGTAGGTGATCCTGATTTTTATAATGCTGTAAGCAATTTCTTCACTAATAAAGTTATTAGCAATTCCTCTCCTCTAATGTTTGCCGATATTAGAAATTATGATTACAAAAGAGGCGATTATTTTCTTGATGGTACTTACGACTTTGAATACGCAATAGATAAAAAACTTATGGATTCGTTTTTGCCTAAATCTGTAAGTGGCTGGTTAAAATCAAGACATCGTGCAAAATCCGAAAGAGATGATTTTGAAGGAAAAGAAACTTTTAAAGCAAGCTACATAATGGGTGAATTTAGTATTGGTTCAAAATTCAATGTAATATTAGGTGCAAGATACGAACACTTTAATAGGAATTACAAAGCTAACTTTTTCTATGTAACACATGCTGTTGATGGTGATGGAGTTCTTTACGATACCTTAAACAATGCTAATCGTAACGAAGAAAATATATTCCCAAATTTACAACTACGCTATAAAATTACTGATTGGGCTGATTTAAGAGCTGCTTATTCAAAATCAATCTCAAGACCTGATTACTTAGCTCTCTTGCCCAATATTTATTATGAACCAGGTGGAGGAGCTTCGGCCGGTAATCCTAATCTTAAACCTACTGTAACAACAAATTACGATTTAGCTATGTATTTCTATAGTAATAAACTGGGTTTGTTAACAGTTACCGGATTTTATAAAAAATTAAAAGATGTTTTCTTCCAGACACAATTTTATTATCAAAATATTAAATCATGGAACGTATGGTTCCCAGATTCAGCACTATGGAATGCTTTGAAACTTCAAGCTCCTAATAGATCTCAATTAGTTACATCTTATGTAAATAATCCAAACCCAGGTTATCTTCGTGGATTTGAAATAGAATGGCAAACAAATTTCTGGTACCTGCCAAAACCATTTAATTCTCTGGTACTAAATATAAACTACACAAGAACCTGGTCTAAAATGGATTATCAAGTTATCGAAAATATTGACTCGGTTGCTGGTTCAGGTATTAGACAACGTCATTATTATCTTACAAAATCAAGAGTTTATTCAGGCAGATTGCTTCATCAAGCCGATCACATTCTCAATATTGCAATTGGGATAGACTATAAGGATTTCTCAGGAAGAATTTCTTACAACTTAAAAGATGCTGTAACTTCATATGTTGGTGTAAGACCTGAAGAAGATCAATTAACTGGCACTATTCACAGATGGGATCTAACTTTACAACAAAAACTTCCTATTAAAGGATTCAGTATTTTCTTCAATGGAGTGAATTTATTCCGCAAACCAATAAAAACATATAGAGATTTTAGAAGACCAAACCAGACAGAAATAATTTCAAATCTGGTTTCAACAAGTTATTATCCTACATTTTATGAAATTGTACTAAGATACAGTCTTTAA